A region of the Pseudarthrobacter phenanthrenivorans Sphe3 genome:
TGAAAACCCTGTCCTTGCGCAGGTCACGGGGCTTCTACAACCACAACCAGCGCTCCTCCGAGCCTACCGTTTCCGACTCCAGGGGGCGAGTGGTGCGATCACTTGGGATGGCTCAAACCCTCCTTCGACCGGAGCAGGTGGACGATCTGGTGGCGCAGTACCGCGAGGGCGCAACGCTAGTGGAGCTGGCATCCGTGTTCGGAGTGAACCGCCGCACGGTCGCCACCCACCTCGCCCGTCGGGAGGTGACGATTCGCCGTGGACGGTTCGATCCTTCCCGCATCCATGAAGCAGCCGACCTCTACCTCAGCGGGTTGACGCTGGTAGAGGTCGGCATGAAGGTCGGGGCGGGGCCTCAGGCGGTCCGGCAAGCGCTCGCTTCGCACGGTGTCGTGATTCGGCCTGACGGGGGCCGTCGTTCGCGGATCACCGCGTCCTCGTCCGCCGCCGGTTGAGCCTAGGCACGAAGGACCGGCACCCGAGTGTTCGCCTCCGCGAGCGCTTCGTGGCGCTGGTGACGACGGATCGTCGCTTCGCGCAGGCGTGCGCGAGTGAGCAGAACGACGCTCACGGGTCCCATGATGATGAACTTGAGTGCGTTCCAGCATGCCCACAGGACGATGAGGTGGAGCCAGCCGGGGCCGTCGTCGGCTGCCGCGCCAGAGCAGATGCTGGCGATCAGGATGTACGGAAGCGCGACCAGCATCGCGGGTATCCCCCACTTGAGTCCGCGTCGGGTGCGGATGGCAGCGAGCAGTCGGTTGCTCGGCATGTAGCGGTGCAGATAGTCGCGGGTGCGAACGCTGAGCGTCCAGATAAGGCGGAACATGACGGGCCTCTCGTCACACGTGTTACTCCGTCGAGGAGGCAGAACGTGTGTTAGTGCCCGAGGGCCGTCCCGAAGGACCCGCAATATGAGGAGAACCTGCCTCACCACCCACTGTACGCCGGGGTCGGCGTTCACGGAACCCTTCGCCCTTCGGGTTCGGGCTCGCGGTGCACACCTCCTGTAGGAGCGAGAGGACCCGAGGATGACGAACCTGAGCCAGGCAGTCCAGGACGAGCGCACAGCACGGATGGTGCTGTCGATGATCGTCGAACCAGACGACGCCGTGACAGGCCGCCTCCTGGGCGACTTGGGGGTGCGTGAGCTGTTTCGACTCGCCGAGGGTGATGACGTGGTGCCGGGCCTCAGCACCGTTGACGCTCAGGTCTGGCGTGCCCAGTTCGAGCGCTCAGATGCTCGGACACTTGCGCAGCACATCGTCGAAGCCGAGCGCGCTGGTATCGGCACGCTGATACCCGACGACAAGGAGTGGCCATCCGCACTCGACGATCTTGGCGACCGACGGCCATACGTCCTGTGGACTCGTGGCACGACATCCTTCCTCATGCGCCCACTCGGCGATCTCGTCACGATCACCGGAGCGAGGGCCGCGACCTCCTACGGCGAGCATGTGGCCGGGCAGCTGGCCTCCGACCTCGCCAACGCTGAACGGATAGTCGTGACCGGCGGTACGTACGGCATCGAAGGAGCGGCCCACCGAGCAGCCCTTGCATCCGGTGGCGACACGATCGCGGTCATGGCGAACGGCGTTGATCGCCCCTACCCGATGGGCCACCGTGAACTGCTTGAGCGAGTGGCCGACCTCGGCCTCATGGTCAGCGAGGTTCCACCGGGCGCAGTGCCGACGCGCCACCGCTTCCTCGCGCGGGCGCGGCTGATGGCCACATTCTCCGCAGTGACCGTCGTGGTTGAGGCCGGCGTTCGCTCTGGATCAATGACCGTCGCCCGGCGCGCGCACGAACTCGGCCGCGCCGTCGGAGCTGTTCCCGGTCCAGTGACCAGCGCGACGAGCGCAGGCCCACACCTCCTCCTTCAGGATGGCCTCGCGAGGCTGGTCACCGGCACCGGCGATATCGAGTCGTTGGTCGCGCACAAGAACGGTCCCGACCCAGGTCAAGCGATCGGTCGCCGAGATTCACAGCGGCAACCAACCGCGGACCGTTCTCGACCCGCCTATCGGGACACAGCCTGCTTGGCGACACCGGTGGTGTTGTAACGGAAGCGCGCCATCTCGACCGTCACGTCGTACTGGCCGGCAATTTGGTCAACGGGCGTTCGTCGACGCGCTGCACTGAGAAGCAGTGGGCGCGGGAGAAGAAGTGTGCCCCCGAAGGCCGTGGCCTCCTCCTCTTCCTCTGGTTTGCAGGTCCGGAAGGGCATCCCGTTGAGTTCACGAATCTCAGCAAGGTCGTGTTTCAGCATGATGTGCGCCAGTTCGTGCGCAATATCGCTGTTCTGCCGACCCGGAGTCCGGAGCGGGCTAACGACAACGATCCGGCGATCCTCGATCTCGAAGGTCGCGGCGGAGAAGGCGAACGCTTGCAGTCGTTCCAACTCTTCGAGCTCGCGGACGTCCACCAAGTCTGCGGCATCAACGATCGACACATTCAGGTGTTTGGCGAGATCGCGCGGATCAAGGCGATCGTGCGAGGCGAGTCCAAGTTCCTTCCGAACCCGCGCGGCCTCACGTTCGGCCTCTGCCTTGAACCCGCGACGTAGCGTCACAGCTCCCCAGCCGAAACGCGCGCGGCCAACTTGCTGTGCATCTCACCCAAGAGCGAGTTGAGCCGTTCGGGCACCCCGGGCCGGAGCATCGAAGCGGCGCGGAGGTGGCAAGCAACCACCTGGCGCTGAGCCGGCGCCTTGGCCAGGACGTCGTACATGCTGCGCAGCATCTCTGCGATCTTGGATGCAGCATCCGGTTCAAGGCGCGGATCGGAAGCAAGATGCGCGATCGCCTCATCGATTGGCGCCACCTCGCGCAACGCCGTCGGCATGAAGAACTGCCCGGGCGACAAGCCGAGCCACGCGCACAGAAGGGTGAACGAGGTCAGGTCGGGCTGAGCACCTGCCTCGATGCGAGTGAAGGTGCTAAAGCTGACGCCAGCCTCGGCAGCCGCTTGACGAAGCGACAGCTTCCCCCGACGTTCGCGGAGCATCGCACCTAGTTGTGTTAGGTCGAGTCGCTCCATGCCCGGGGCGGTGTCGGAGGTCCCTGTCATGCTGGACTCGCCGTGTTAGTCGCCTCTGTCCGTCTCCGTTCCATGAGCGCAAGCCTAGCGCGTCGTTGACTCGTTGCTGATACGACACTGCGTGTCTCAACGAGACTGATGCCGCTTTGCTGATACAGTCGTGACGTGCTCCAACCTGGAGGCACGCCATCGAGCGCGAACTACAGAGGAGGTGAGGAACATGGCAGGCAAGCGAGGACGCAGCGCGGTCACGGGCCGGTTCGTGAAGCAGTCTACGGTGAAGCGTCACCCGAAGACCACGACTAACGAGAGCACCGGCAGGGGCAGCAAGAAGAAGTAGGCACCGTGCCGCGCTCCGCACCGCACAGCAATGTCGGTGGCAGTGGCTACGGTGATCGACCAGACGAACCAATCAGGAGAACGACTATGAGCGTGACTGACGCCTTCAAGACCTTCCAGGACGTCGTGAACGCCGACATCGCGCACGTCCGCGAAGCCCGCACTCGACGTGATCTCTTCAAGGA
Encoded here:
- a CDS encoding DNA-processing protein DprA, translated to MTNLSQAVQDERTARMVLSMIVEPDDAVTGRLLGDLGVRELFRLAEGDDVVPGLSTVDAQVWRAQFERSDARTLAQHIVEAERAGIGTLIPDDKEWPSALDDLGDRRPYVLWTRGTTSFLMRPLGDLVTITGARAATSYGEHVAGQLASDLANAERIVVTGGTYGIEGAAHRAALASGGDTIAVMANGVDRPYPMGHRELLERVADLGLMVSEVPPGAVPTRHRFLARARLMATFSAVTVVVEAGVRSGSMTVARRAHELGRAVGAVPGPVTSATSAGPHLLLQDGLARLVTGTGDIESLVAHKNGPDPGQAIGRRDSQRQPTADRSRPAYRDTACLATPVVL
- a CDS encoding ImmA/IrrE family metallo-endopeptidase, whose protein sequence is MTLRRGFKAEAEREAARVRKELGLASHDRLDPRDLAKHLNVSIVDAADLVDVRELEELERLQAFAFSAATFEIEDRRIVVVSPLRTPGRQNSDIAHELAHIMLKHDLAEIRELNGMPFRTCKPEEEEEATAFGGTLLLPRPLLLSAARRRTPVDQIAGQYDVTVEMARFRYNTTGVAKQAVSR
- a CDS encoding helix-turn-helix domain-containing protein; protein product: MTGTSDTAPGMERLDLTQLGAMLRERRGKLSLRQAAAEAGVSFSTFTRIEAGAQPDLTSFTLLCAWLGLSPGQFFMPTALREVAPIDEAIAHLASDPRLEPDAASKIAEMLRSMYDVLAKAPAQRQVVACHLRAASMLRPGVPERLNSLLGEMHSKLAARVSAGEL